One Luteibacter sp. 9135 DNA segment encodes these proteins:
- the coxB gene encoding cytochrome c oxidase subunit II: protein MNGLPSGSTFAPGIDGLFYTLLGVSTLVVLGVFITMIVFTVRFRRGRQVDRSGESHRELGIELTWTLVPFALFIGLFAWSIVLWVHMRTPPRDALTIYVVGKQWMWEFEHPGGQREIDTLHLATGQPVRLVMTSQDVIHDVSIPGFRVKQDVLPGRYTDLWFEPTRAGTYELFCAEFCGTDHSRMGGTVIVQDPAAHARWLAEHASGTLAMRGKALFTRYGCAGCHETGSAVHAPRLEGLYGSTVPLADGRQVQADERYLHDAIVLPASEVAAGYAPVMPSYKDRIDEADILALVAYLKTRGQDRETTHDAR from the coding sequence ATGAACGGCCTACCCAGCGGTTCCACCTTCGCTCCCGGCATCGACGGGCTGTTCTACACCCTGCTCGGCGTCAGCACGCTGGTGGTACTGGGGGTGTTCATCACGATGATCGTGTTCACCGTGCGTTTCCGCCGTGGCCGACAGGTGGACCGCAGCGGCGAATCGCACCGCGAACTGGGCATCGAGCTCACCTGGACACTGGTGCCGTTCGCGCTGTTCATCGGCCTTTTCGCCTGGAGCATCGTGCTGTGGGTACACATGCGCACCCCACCGCGGGACGCCCTCACCATCTACGTCGTCGGCAAGCAGTGGATGTGGGAGTTCGAGCATCCTGGCGGCCAACGCGAGATCGACACGCTACACCTCGCCACCGGTCAGCCGGTGCGGCTGGTGATGACGTCCCAGGACGTAATCCATGATGTGTCCATTCCCGGCTTCCGCGTGAAGCAGGACGTCTTGCCGGGCCGGTATACGGACCTGTGGTTCGAGCCGACGCGGGCTGGAACCTACGAATTGTTCTGCGCGGAATTCTGCGGCACCGACCATTCACGGATGGGCGGGACGGTGATCGTGCAGGATCCGGCGGCACATGCACGCTGGCTGGCGGAACACGCCAGCGGCACGCTCGCCATGCGCGGCAAGGCATTGTTCACGCGCTACGGCTGTGCCGGTTGCCACGAGACCGGGTCCGCCGTGCACGCACCGCGCCTGGAAGGACTGTACGGCTCCACCGTGCCACTGGCCGATGGCCGCCAGGTACAGGCCGACGAGCGCTATCTGCACGACGCGATCGTGCTGCCGGCCAGTGAAGTCGCCGCCGGCTATGCGCCGGTCATGCCCAGCTACAAAGATCGTATCGACGAAGCGGACATCCTCGCGCTCGTCGCGTACCTGAAGACCCGGGGACAGGACAGGGAGACGACCCATGACGCGCGCTGA
- the ctaD gene encoding cytochrome c oxidase subunit I produces MTRAEHEPPSYLTDGNTLRSWLFTHDHKRIAILYAVSITFFFFLGGLAAALIRLELATPAGDVMTAETYNKTFTFHGVVMVWFFLIPSIPNTLGNFLLPLMIGARDVAFPRLNLFSWYLYLAGGLFTIACLLLGGVDTGWTFYTPFSTMFSNSHVMLTVVGVFIVGFSSILTGLNFIVTIHTLRTEGMTWFRLPLFVWAMYGVSLVMMLATPVLAMTLSLIAVERLFGVGIFDPALGGDPLLFQHFFWFYSHPAVYIMVLPSMGVVSELITASVRRKIFGYRFMVYSIIGIAVLGFLVWGHHMFVAGQSMYAGIVFSILSFIIAVPSAIKVFNWTATLYKGDIAFGAPMIYALGFVGLFMLGGLTGLFLAATALDVNLSDTYFVVAHFHYIMVGGAVMAYLGGIHFWWPKVTGRLYSEAWARFAAILMFLGFNLTFFPQFIAGAEGMPRRYHEYPAEFGLLNVLSSAGAVLLAAAYLLPVGYFLWSFRYGAVAPADPWGAEGLEWKTASPPPTHNFDRPPVVTDGPYAYKHP; encoded by the coding sequence ATGACGCGCGCTGAGCACGAGCCGCCGAGTTACCTGACGGATGGCAACACGTTGCGCTCGTGGCTGTTCACCCACGACCACAAGCGCATCGCCATCCTGTATGCGGTATCCATCACGTTCTTCTTCTTCCTCGGCGGCCTGGCCGCCGCGCTGATACGGCTGGAACTGGCCACGCCTGCGGGTGATGTCATGACGGCGGAAACGTACAACAAGACCTTCACCTTCCACGGCGTGGTGATGGTCTGGTTCTTCCTCATACCCTCCATTCCCAACACGCTGGGCAATTTCCTGCTGCCGCTGATGATCGGCGCGCGCGATGTGGCTTTTCCGCGGCTGAACCTGTTCAGCTGGTACCTCTACCTGGCCGGTGGCCTGTTCACCATTGCCTGCCTGCTGCTCGGAGGGGTCGACACGGGATGGACCTTCTACACGCCGTTTTCGACGATGTTCTCCAACTCCCATGTGATGCTGACGGTAGTCGGCGTTTTCATCGTGGGGTTCTCCTCGATCCTGACCGGCCTGAACTTCATCGTCACCATCCACACCCTGCGTACGGAGGGCATGACCTGGTTCCGCCTGCCGCTGTTCGTCTGGGCGATGTACGGCGTGTCGCTGGTGATGATGCTGGCCACGCCGGTGCTGGCCATGACGCTGTCGCTGATCGCCGTGGAACGCCTGTTCGGCGTCGGCATCTTCGATCCGGCGCTGGGTGGCGATCCGCTGCTGTTCCAGCATTTCTTCTGGTTCTACTCGCACCCCGCCGTCTACATCATGGTGCTGCCTTCCATGGGCGTGGTCAGCGAGCTGATCACCGCCAGCGTGCGTCGCAAGATCTTCGGCTATCGCTTCATGGTCTACTCGATCATCGGCATCGCCGTGCTCGGTTTCCTGGTCTGGGGCCACCACATGTTCGTGGCGGGCCAGTCGATGTACGCCGGCATCGTCTTCTCGATCCTGAGCTTCATCATCGCCGTGCCCTCCGCCATCAAGGTGTTCAACTGGACGGCCACGCTCTACAAGGGCGACATCGCCTTCGGCGCGCCGATGATCTATGCCCTGGGCTTCGTCGGCCTGTTCATGCTCGGCGGCCTCACGGGTCTCTTCCTCGCCGCTACGGCGCTGGATGTGAACCTGAGCGACACCTACTTCGTGGTCGCGCATTTCCACTACATCATGGTCGGCGGGGCCGTGATGGCTTACCTGGGCGGCATCCACTTCTGGTGGCCCAAGGTCACCGGTCGCCTTTACTCCGAGGCCTGGGCGCGGTTCGCCGCCATTCTGATGTTCCTGGGTTTCAACCTGACCTTCTTTCCGCAGTTCATCGCCGGTGCCGAAGGCATGCCCCGCCGTTACCACGAGTACCCGGCGGAGTTCGGCCTGCTCAACGTGCTGTCGTCGGCGGGGGCCGTGCTGTTGGCCGCGGCCTACCTGCTGCCCGTGGGCTATTTTCTGTGGTCGTTCCGCTATGGGGCGGTCGCCCCGGCGGATCCATGGGGCGCCGAAGGGTTGGAATGGAAGACCGCGTCGCCTCCGCCCACCCACAACTTCGATCGGCCGCCCGTCGTCACGGACGGTCCGTACGCCTACAAGCACCCATGA
- a CDS encoding cytochrome c oxidase subunit 3 family protein translates to MTGSVVQPAEPFDDTSQQREAATLGMWAFLATEVLFFGVLFAAYTVMRLLHPDAFAAGSRHTDLMLGTAETGMLLLSSFTAALAVRDVQVGAARRAAVLLFTTALLGACFLAVHAAEYHADYRAGVIPGIRYDEVGAIAGPQQMFFLLYYVTTAFHGLHVTVGVILLGLMARRVRRGVYPPEGYWPVDIAVLYWHLVDIVWIFVFPLYYLVNRA, encoded by the coding sequence ATGACCGGCAGCGTTGTCCAGCCCGCCGAACCGTTCGACGACACTTCGCAGCAGCGCGAGGCGGCGACCCTGGGCATGTGGGCTTTCCTCGCCACGGAAGTGCTCTTTTTTGGCGTGCTGTTCGCTGCCTATACCGTGATGCGCCTGCTTCATCCGGATGCCTTCGCGGCCGGCAGTCGCCATACCGACCTCATGCTGGGCACCGCGGAGACCGGCATGCTGCTGCTGAGCAGCTTCACGGCGGCCCTGGCCGTCCGCGACGTGCAGGTCGGCGCCGCGCGCCGCGCCGCCGTCCTGCTGTTCACGACGGCCCTGCTGGGCGCGTGTTTCCTGGCCGTCCATGCAGCGGAGTACCACGCGGACTACCGCGCCGGTGTCATACCCGGAATCCGCTATGACGAGGTGGGCGCTATCGCCGGACCCCAGCAGATGTTCTTCCTGCTGTACTACGTGACCACCGCCTTCCATGGCCTGCATGTCACCGTAGGCGTCATTCTCCTGGGCCTCATGGCGCGCCGCGTGCGCCGGGGTGTCTACCCGCCCGAGGGGTACTGGCCGGTCGACATCGCGGTGCTTTACTGGCACCTCGTCGATATCGTCTGGATCTTCGTCTTTCCGCTGTATTACCTGGTGAACCGCGCATGA
- a CDS encoding cytochrome C oxidase subunit IV family protein — MSERPPSLATHLGALVALGGLLILSVVMARFRLGLINVIAGPAIAALKALVVLLVFMRLRGSKPAIYFAASFGILWLAILFGLTLAEVLTRTPVVVLP, encoded by the coding sequence ATGAGCGAACGGCCACCGTCCCTCGCCACGCATCTGGGCGCGCTGGTCGCACTGGGCGGGTTGCTGATCCTGAGCGTCGTGATGGCGCGCTTCCGCCTGGGGCTCATCAACGTGATCGCCGGCCCCGCCATCGCCGCGCTCAAGGCGCTGGTGGTGCTACTGGTCTTCATGCGACTGCGCGGCAGCAAGCCGGCCATCTATTTCGCCGCCAGCTTCGGCATCCTCTGGCTCGCCATCCTGTTCGGCCTGACGCTGGCCGAAGTGCTCACCCGGACGCCGGTGGTCGTGCTGCCGTGA
- a CDS encoding DUF421 domain-containing protein, whose protein sequence is MDHAFDLSAPWWSYIVRGVITYIGLLVLMRLAGKRSFGEMSAFDVIVIALAGGTLRTAIIGDDHGMIGPFLGVAAILATDKAIAWASARSRIFNRMVEGFPALLIRDGQRDAQVLRRHNLPDAALDRALHGAGLVKDEDVQTSWLEPNGKITLVRRSTDGQA, encoded by the coding sequence ATGGACCACGCCTTCGACCTTTCCGCGCCCTGGTGGAGCTATATCGTGCGGGGTGTCATTACCTACATCGGCCTGCTCGTGCTGATGCGCCTCGCCGGCAAGCGCAGCTTCGGCGAGATGTCCGCGTTCGACGTCATCGTGATCGCGCTGGCCGGCGGCACGCTGCGTACCGCCATCATCGGCGACGACCACGGCATGATCGGGCCCTTCCTGGGCGTGGCCGCCATCCTCGCCACCGACAAGGCTATCGCCTGGGCGTCCGCGCGATCGAGGATCTTCAATCGCATGGTGGAAGGATTCCCTGCCCTGCTGATCCGCGACGGCCAGCGCGACGCGCAGGTACTGCGCCGGCACAACCTGCCCGATGCCGCGCTGGATCGCGCGCTCCACGGCGCCGGGCTGGTCAAGGACGAGGATGTCCAGACGTCCTGGCTCGAGCCGAACGGCAAGATCACGCTGGTGCGTCGTTCCACCGACGGCCAGGCGTGA
- a CDS encoding tetratricopeptide repeat protein, producing the protein MKKTLLAFALFSVALAATAADSPKDVQALIARGDYSGAEAMLRQAVSEHPQSAKAHYVLAEVLAHEGNIGDAKAEAGKAATLDPAIRFTDPTRFEQFQSKLNQALAPESSPRTSARQATYGAPAPVEATPRASSFPLTGLLVIGGVIALIAFLWSRRRRAVAPPFPNAPYGTPQQPPPPPYGGYQGYGNNYAPPPTSSGVGAAVAAGVGGLAAGALLDEAFRSHRGEEQVRDAGFMGGGNEAPQPSQQAYDDLRDEPIDMGNNDSSWDQGGSDDSGSDDNQW; encoded by the coding sequence ATGAAAAAGACGTTACTCGCCTTCGCGTTGTTCTCCGTCGCCCTGGCCGCAACCGCCGCCGATTCCCCCAAGGATGTCCAGGCGCTGATCGCCCGCGGCGACTACTCCGGTGCCGAGGCGATGCTGCGCCAGGCGGTCAGCGAGCATCCGCAAAGCGCCAAGGCGCACTATGTCCTGGCCGAGGTGCTGGCACACGAAGGCAACATCGGCGATGCCAAGGCGGAAGCGGGCAAGGCCGCCACACTCGATCCGGCCATCCGCTTCACCGATCCCACCCGCTTCGAGCAGTTCCAGAGCAAGTTGAACCAGGCGCTCGCGCCCGAGTCGTCCCCGCGCACATCGGCACGCCAGGCGACCTATGGCGCCCCGGCCCCGGTGGAGGCAACGCCGCGGGCGAGCTCGTTTCCCCTGACGGGTCTGTTGGTGATCGGTGGCGTGATCGCGTTGATCGCGTTCCTGTGGTCCCGCCGTCGCCGTGCTGTCGCGCCACCGTTCCCCAATGCCCCTTATGGCACCCCGCAGCAGCCGCCACCGCCGCCGTACGGCGGTTACCAGGGCTATGGCAACAACTATGCTCCGCCGCCGACCTCGTCGGGTGTCGGCGCCGCCGTCGCCGCCGGCGTGGGCGGACTGGCCGCGGGCGCCTTGCTCGACGAGGCTTTCCGTTCGCATCGCGGCGAAGAGCAGGTCCGCGATGCCGGTTTCATGGGTGGCGGCAACGAGGCGCCCCAGCCCTCGCAGCAGGCCTATGACGACCTGCGCGACGAGCCCATCGACATGGGCAACAACGACAGTTCATGGGACCAGGGTGGTTCTGACGACAGCGGGAGTGACGACAACCAGTGGTGA
- a CDS encoding peptide-N4-asparagine amidase, with translation MSVIHRAGRHGLWAGLFGCVVACGASGAIAATSPGFNVGSANVAIADPPVPRPPGKACTVQLFSGFTFRDFSDHPYSYAPPTGCGTSWSKVVLEADFSVTAGRQFDRTASVWLGGANVYFGTTQEPSATVSPSWHIERDVSDFASLLRNPQTGQAILGNVVDGTYTGVISGSARLVFYPANVLAPKVDAPDAVFPLSDGTAGGTVALNTGTDQLSRTLTLPTNIERAYLDVFAQGQGGDEFWYSCVPDAQSTEAQSCGGGAYREVQVSIDGQPAGVAPVYPWIFTGGIDPYMWRPTPGVQTLNFLPYRVDLTPFAALLNDGKPHALAIGVTGANGNFAVTGNLFVYQDPHRKVLTGAVTANTLAGQPAVASVDNRLTDNAGVIGGAIATHASRSFRTAGYVDTSRGRIVTDVNQTVAFDNTQSFAIDPSRYLQGIDQLTTVDSTTKTRQGPFGIAVTTETHVDYPLKASFGTTFDGAGNVTGAPSAVTQGFSRSFVKKVGGLVLYRSDVDNSIDTADTLAFTNGAVSGHSGQRSTQVFRFKDNLGSCYGRDVVTAAGVLSAATDGGDCARGRNTLLWFTHPDSSPDTSRTEDPGLF, from the coding sequence ATGTCTGTCATCCATCGAGCGGGCCGTCACGGCCTGTGGGCAGGGTTGTTCGGTTGTGTGGTCGCTTGCGGCGCGTCGGGCGCCATCGCGGCCACGTCGCCGGGATTCAATGTCGGCTCCGCGAACGTTGCGATCGCCGATCCGCCGGTACCCCGGCCACCGGGCAAGGCGTGCACGGTGCAGCTCTTCAGCGGTTTCACCTTCCGCGATTTCTCCGACCATCCCTACAGCTATGCGCCACCGACCGGCTGCGGTACGTCGTGGTCGAAGGTGGTGCTGGAAGCAGACTTCTCGGTCACCGCAGGCCGCCAGTTCGATCGCACCGCCTCGGTGTGGCTGGGCGGGGCCAATGTCTATTTCGGTACCACGCAGGAGCCCTCCGCCACGGTGTCGCCCAGCTGGCATATCGAGCGCGACGTCAGCGACTTCGCCAGCCTGCTGCGAAACCCGCAGACCGGTCAGGCGATCCTCGGCAACGTGGTCGACGGGACATACACCGGCGTGATCAGTGGATCGGCGCGGCTGGTGTTCTATCCGGCCAACGTCCTCGCGCCGAAAGTGGATGCCCCCGATGCGGTTTTCCCGCTGTCCGACGGAACAGCCGGCGGCACCGTCGCACTGAACACCGGCACCGACCAGCTGTCGCGCACACTCACGTTGCCGACCAACATCGAGCGCGCCTACCTCGATGTATTCGCCCAGGGCCAGGGTGGCGACGAGTTCTGGTATTCCTGCGTGCCCGATGCACAGAGCACCGAGGCCCAGAGCTGCGGTGGCGGGGCCTATCGTGAGGTGCAGGTGTCGATCGACGGACAACCCGCCGGCGTCGCGCCGGTGTATCCGTGGATCTTTACCGGAGGCATCGATCCCTACATGTGGCGCCCGACGCCGGGTGTGCAGACGTTGAACTTCCTGCCGTACCGCGTCGACCTCACCCCGTTCGCCGCCCTGCTCAACGACGGCAAGCCCCATGCGCTCGCGATCGGGGTGACCGGCGCCAACGGCAACTTTGCCGTGACCGGCAACCTGTTCGTGTACCAGGATCCGCATCGCAAGGTACTCACCGGCGCGGTGACTGCCAACACGCTGGCCGGCCAGCCGGCGGTGGCGTCCGTGGACAATCGGCTCACCGACAACGCGGGCGTGATCGGCGGCGCCATCGCCACCCATGCCTCGCGCAGCTTCCGCACCGCCGGCTACGTGGATACCTCACGGGGCAGGATCGTCACGGATGTGAACCAGACCGTGGCCTTCGACAATACGCAGTCGTTCGCCATCGATCCGTCGCGTTACCTGCAAGGCATCGACCAGCTGACCACCGTGGACAGCACCACGAAGACCCGCCAGGGGCCGTTCGGCATCGCCGTCACCACCGAGACGCATGTCGATTATCCGTTGAAGGCAAGCTTCGGCACGACGTTCGATGGTGCCGGCAACGTCACCGGCGCGCCCAGCGCAGTGACGCAAGGCTTCTCCCGATCGTTCGTGAAGAAGGTGGGCGGCCTGGTGCTCTACCGCAGCGACGTGGACAACAGCATCGACACGGCGGACACCCTCGCCTTTACCAACGGCGCGGTGTCGGGCCATAGCGGCCAGCGCAGCACCCAGGTGTTCCGCTTCAAGGACAACCTGGGCAGTTGCTACGGCCGTGACGTCGTGACTGCGGCGGGCGTGCTCAGTGCGGCGACCGACGGCGGCGACTGCGCACGGGGCCGCAACACGCTGCTGTGGTTCACCCATCCGGACAGCTCGCCGGATACGTCGCGCACGGAAGATCCGGGCCTGTTCTGA
- the pilV gene encoding type IV pilus modification protein PilV, which translates to MVLARHVRGVSLIEVLMAVLVFTVGLLGLSSLLIVSFRSNQVGYQRTQAGFIATSMADRMRANPLGVWAGGYNSSSYPIDGTQACTATTACTPAKLALRDQYLWSSQLRAFLPNGKASIACTNGATPDTAQLAVRPPYAGNCVMLISWTERNAGDSDHQGVDTRTFVWNFQP; encoded by the coding sequence ATGGTTCTGGCGAGACATGTCAGAGGGGTGTCTCTGATCGAGGTCTTGATGGCGGTACTGGTCTTCACGGTCGGCCTTCTCGGCTTGTCCAGCCTGCTCATCGTATCGTTTCGCTCCAACCAGGTCGGGTACCAGCGCACCCAGGCGGGGTTCATCGCGACGAGCATGGCCGACCGCATGCGCGCCAATCCGCTGGGCGTCTGGGCCGGCGGCTACAACTCGTCGTCGTATCCGATCGACGGTACCCAGGCCTGCACGGCCACGACAGCCTGCACGCCCGCCAAACTCGCGCTACGTGACCAATACCTGTGGAGCAGCCAGCTGCGGGCGTTCCTGCCCAACGGCAAGGCGTCCATCGCGTGCACCAACGGCGCGACGCCGGATACGGCCCAGCTGGCGGTCAGGCCGCCGTACGCAGGCAATTGCGTCATGCTTATCAGCTGGACGGAGCGCAACGCCGGCGACAGCGACCACCAAGGGGTCGACACCCGTACGTTCGTCTGGAACTTCCAGCCATGA
- a CDS encoding PilW family protein, whose translation MTRLSRGFSLVELMIAMALGLIVAGGIVSVVLATSASSVVQTQLAKLQEEGRFAVASLTADLRMANAQYCSNVGGQSSPLSNGVMSLDRYLRAPQVLVSGATLQAALADNGTKWGSTSGSNTYPVAPIAAFTLPAFLALRGYDCTVSSCTPDDPSVAGLPAQGKTIGNRVPGSAAITLRYLDGTRGWSLDGINSTVTLSGNAVASIAVTPQTGEPPLTSYVAGDLMMLADCNAAQVFSATLSGKTFTPATNLASVMRPSGVSPKLFDFNRDMRTVSYYLQVVSDNNGNTTGALMKRVNGVAAEVVRGVERLDFLYGVMDAAGNTSYRTAAQIDGATTCASSTVSIAGSDPGCMWRSVQSIEIHLLMTGQIPLYSLKPTDLQYQYYGDPAVAGAAAPGNAARAVMPSQQGFDDHVLRREFSTVVSVRNYNP comes from the coding sequence ATGACGCGGCTGTCGCGGGGATTCTCGCTGGTCGAACTGATGATCGCGATGGCGTTGGGCCTCATCGTGGCCGGCGGCATCGTCAGCGTGGTGCTGGCCACCTCCGCCAGCAGCGTCGTGCAGACGCAGCTGGCCAAGCTGCAGGAAGAAGGACGATTCGCGGTCGCCTCGCTCACCGCGGACCTGCGCATGGCCAACGCGCAGTACTGCTCCAACGTCGGCGGGCAGTCGTCGCCCCTCTCAAACGGCGTGATGTCGCTGGATCGCTACCTGCGCGCGCCGCAGGTGCTGGTGTCCGGCGCTACGCTGCAGGCCGCCCTTGCCGACAACGGCACGAAGTGGGGCAGCACCAGCGGCAGCAATACGTATCCGGTCGCGCCCATCGCCGCGTTCACCCTGCCCGCCTTCCTGGCGCTGCGGGGCTACGACTGCACCGTGAGTTCCTGCACTCCCGACGACCCGAGCGTGGCCGGGCTTCCCGCGCAGGGCAAGACGATCGGCAATCGCGTGCCGGGCAGCGCGGCCATCACCCTGCGCTACCTCGACGGCACTCGCGGCTGGTCGCTGGACGGTATCAACAGCACCGTGACCCTGAGTGGCAACGCAGTGGCTAGCATCGCCGTCACGCCGCAGACCGGCGAGCCGCCGTTGACCTCGTACGTCGCCGGCGACCTGATGATGCTGGCCGACTGCAACGCGGCCCAGGTGTTCTCGGCCACGCTATCCGGCAAGACGTTCACGCCGGCGACCAACCTTGCCAGTGTGATGCGGCCTTCCGGCGTCTCGCCGAAACTGTTCGACTTCAACCGCGACATGCGTACGGTGTCCTATTACCTGCAGGTGGTGAGCGACAACAACGGCAACACCACCGGCGCGCTGATGAAGCGGGTCAACGGGGTGGCCGCCGAAGTGGTCAGGGGCGTGGAGCGTCTCGACTTCCTCTACGGCGTGATGGATGCCGCGGGCAACACCAGCTACCGCACCGCGGCGCAGATCGACGGGGCCACCACCTGCGCCTCGTCGACGGTGAGCATTGCCGGTAGCGACCCGGGCTGCATGTGGCGATCGGTGCAGAGCATCGAGATCCACCTGCTCATGACCGGGCAGATCCCGCTGTATTCCCTGAAGCCGACCGATCTGCAGTATCAGTACTACGGCGACCCCGCCGTGGCGGGCGCCGCCGCCCCGGGCAACGCCGCCCGTGCGGTCATGCCCAGCCAGCAGGGCTTCGACGATCATGTGCTGCGCCGCGAATTCTCCACCGTGGTTTCCGTACGGAACTACAACCCATGA
- a CDS encoding pilus assembly PilX family protein — protein sequence MRRQRGAVLVLAMVFLLVLTIVAISTSGRSLLQERMAGAMRNAQQAEWSAENALRGVEWNIFNGVGVACYNSSNPSTISGKVSAFRQSSVWLVDGATEYKGAGVAVDYTTKSTDPALSTAVLARNPWYIVELLGQDLAPNTGTSTAKEAGSSASATAKFYLYRITARASGGSPNTLRVVETTFVTPNLLACTLS from the coding sequence ATGAGGCGGCAGCGTGGCGCGGTACTGGTGCTGGCCATGGTGTTCCTGCTGGTGCTCACCATCGTGGCCATCAGCACGTCGGGCCGATCGCTGCTGCAGGAGCGCATGGCCGGGGCGATGCGCAACGCGCAGCAGGCCGAGTGGTCGGCCGAGAACGCCCTGCGCGGCGTGGAGTGGAACATCTTCAACGGCGTCGGCGTGGCCTGCTACAACTCCAGCAACCCGTCGACGATCAGCGGCAAGGTATCGGCGTTCCGGCAGTCGTCGGTGTGGCTGGTGGATGGCGCAACCGAATACAAGGGTGCCGGCGTGGCCGTGGACTACACGACCAAGAGCACCGATCCCGCGCTGTCCACCGCCGTGCTGGCGCGCAACCCCTGGTACATCGTCGAGCTGCTGGGCCAGGACCTGGCACCGAACACCGGCACCAGCACGGCGAAGGAAGCCGGATCGTCCGCGTCGGCCACCGCCAAGTTCTATCTCTACCGGATCACCGCGCGTGCCAGCGGTGGCAGTCCCAACACCCTGCGCGTGGTCGAGACCACGTTCGTCACCCCCAACCTCCTCGCGTGCACACTGAGTTGA